A window from Neobacillus sp. PS3-40 encodes these proteins:
- a CDS encoding chromosome condensation regulator — protein sequence MNNEIRNPYEKNLKQKRRPKDTIATGRRHTVGLKSDGTVTAVGDNKYGQCNVSGWLDIVAVAAGNVHMATNTGNAHTIGLKSDGTLAAVGWNKHHQCDVNEWRDIVAVAAGWCRTIGLKSDGSVVAVGRNNEGECNVSDWHNIVAVAAGDWHTIGLKLDGTVTAVGNNRYRQCSVSDWRGIVAVAAGYLHTVGLKSDGTVVAVGQNKVGQCDVSGWRGIVAIAVGSSHTIGLKSDGTVAAVGWNVYGQCNVSDWCDIVAVAAGCAHTIGLKSDGTVIAVGDNEFGQCDVSGWRGIQLPGN from the coding sequence ATGAATAATGAAATTCGGAATCCTTATGAAAAAAATCTGAAACAAAAACGGCGGCCTAAAGATACCATAGCCACGGGTCGTCGTCATACCGTTGGGCTTAAATCGGACGGCACGGTGACGGCTGTGGGTGATAATAAATATGGCCAATGTAATGTAAGCGGTTGGCTCGATATTGTTGCGGTCGCGGCTGGTAATGTTCATATGGCGACGAACACGGGTAATGCTCATACAATCGGTCTTAAATCTGACGGTACTTTGGCAGCTGTTGGTTGGAATAAGCATCACCAATGCGATGTAAACGAATGGCGCGATATTGTAGCGGTTGCGGCGGGTTGGTGTCGTACCATTGGGCTTAAATCGGATGGTTCGGTGGTAGCTGTGGGCCGAAATAATGAAGGTGAATGCAATGTAAGCGACTGGCATAATATTGTTGCGGTCGCGGCGGGTGACTGGCATACCATTGGTCTTAAATTGGACGGCACGGTGACTGCTGTGGGTAATAATAGGTATCGCCAATGCAGTGTAAGCGACTGGCGCGGGATAGTGGCGGTTGCGGCGGGTTATCTACATACTGTTGGGCTTAAATCGGATGGCACGGTAGTTGCTGTGGGTCAAAATAAGGTAGGCCAATGCGATGTGAGTGGCTGGCGCGGTATTGTGGCAATAGCGGTGGGTAGTAGTCATACCATCGGCCTTAAATCGGACGGCACTGTGGCGGCTGTGGGCTGGAATGTGTATGGTCAATGCAATGTAAGTGACTGGTGCGATATTGTAGCAGTTGCGGCGGGTTGCGCTCATACCATTGGCCTTAAATCGGACGGCACGGTGATTGCTGTGGGTGATAATGAATTTGGTCAATGCGATGTAAGCGGCTGGCGCGGTATCCAACTACCCGGCAATTAG
- a CDS encoding ABC transporter permease subunit, whose protein sequence is MIFTYFTLWNDSMESGVMMRKGLLKRLSTNIFKVLIKTFLLLLSASSIASLRSLVYFMDNGSYTSQGFGFYPIQFGKTVITTFSHLFSFYDSKIVYLNKQYDVFPYIIDSYFYTMVVLFSALLITILMSFFFSYVFFFFSKYFQRAFKGLLLVLDSIPDIIIILVSQLFVIRLYQLTGFKMFQLYGIGSKVYLLPIICLSFVPIVMVIKIMIKIFEEEIEEQYVEFAFAKGLSRSNVLVKHVIRNVIKSLYSHIGLIYWYMLSSLFIIEYLFQMQGFTLLLYRSSDNSLSSIAIIMILIPFGLMKATSFKAYERRVFND, encoded by the coding sequence ATGATATTTACATATTTTACACTTTGGAATGATTCAATGGAAAGTGGGGTTATGATGAGAAAAGGGTTATTAAAACGGTTATCTACTAACATATTTAAGGTATTGATTAAAACATTTTTACTCCTATTAAGTGCGAGCAGTATAGCTTCTCTTCGCTCGTTAGTTTATTTTATGGATAATGGAAGTTATACTTCACAAGGTTTTGGATTTTATCCGATTCAGTTTGGTAAGACAGTTATTACTACATTTTCCCATTTATTCTCTTTTTATGATTCCAAAATTGTTTACTTGAATAAACAATATGACGTATTTCCCTATATTATAGATTCATATTTCTACACGATGGTGGTTTTATTTTCCGCCTTACTTATCACAATCCTTATGTCGTTCTTTTTTTCATATGTATTCTTTTTCTTTTCTAAATATTTTCAAAGGGCTTTCAAAGGGCTTTTATTAGTGTTGGATTCTATACCTGATATCATCATCATTCTTGTCAGCCAATTATTCGTCATCCGCCTATATCAACTAACAGGCTTTAAAATGTTCCAACTATATGGAATTGGAAGTAAAGTTTATCTTCTTCCAATCATCTGCTTAAGCTTTGTTCCAATTGTGATGGTCATCAAAATCATGATAAAGATTTTCGAAGAAGAAATCGAGGAACAATATGTGGAGTTTGCTTTTGCTAAAGGGTTATCCCGATCGAATGTGTTAGTAAAACATGTTATTCGAAATGTTATCAAATCCTTATATAGCCATATCGGCTTGATCTATTGGTATATGTTATCATCATTATTTATTATTGAATACCTCTTTCAAATGCAAGGATTTACACTTCTTTTATATAGATCTAGTGATAACAGTTTATCATCCATCGCAATTATAATGATATTAATTCCATTTGGGTTAATGAAAGCTACTTCTTTCAAAGCATATGAAAGGAGAGTATTTAATGACTAG
- a CDS encoding DUF3951 domain-containing protein, which translates to MEYVFALFVISIIGIVFYRMIKRQSKPSNRYTPFDDITSGIKVDSKQDSPVQDTKHQIEYEERENTNKTV; encoded by the coding sequence ATGGAATATGTTTTTGCTTTATTCGTTATTTCAATAATTGGTATTGTTTTTTACCGAATGATAAAAAGGCAATCAAAACCTTCTAATAGATATACACCATTTGATGACATTACTTCGGGTATTAAAGTCGATAGTAAGCAAGATAGTCCGGTACAGGATACAAAACATCAAATTGAATACGAGGAGAGAGAAAATACTAACAAGACCGTTTAA
- a CDS encoding alpha/beta fold hydrolase, producing MKNGEYRLMINGIYHWIKVEGQENNTIPLFIIHGGPGGNLYFFERTIGPLLSKERTIIYYEQRGCGRSGSPGTDNAYTFKELIGDFKELQERTGFDKVDLLGYSFGGELALEIAHALPNKINKIILSSPSLIGLKIQYLIQLVGFMSIGDTTLVHKVEQILSQQNSIEEKYLEIWKSVDSESVDRLFFENQNIAKEYRRLTEESGLVNTGLMLKALQNNPPKIPLFERLKDIHQSILIITGAQDRNSGLAISNLIHRNLINSKLILFNKSAHFPYLEETDNFIEKLSAFLE from the coding sequence GTGAAAAATGGAGAATATAGATTGATGATAAATGGTATCTACCATTGGATAAAGGTTGAGGGACAAGAAAATAATACGATACCTTTATTTATTATTCACGGGGGTCCAGGAGGAAATTTATACTTTTTTGAAAGAACAATTGGTCCTTTACTCTCTAAAGAAAGAACAATTATTTATTATGAACAACGCGGCTGCGGAAGAAGTGGTAGCCCGGGTACCGATAATGCATATACTTTTAAAGAGTTGATAGGTGATTTTAAGGAATTACAAGAAAGGACTGGTTTTGATAAAGTAGATTTGCTTGGATATTCATTTGGTGGAGAATTAGCACTTGAAATTGCCCACGCTCTTCCAAATAAAATCAATAAAATTATACTATCAAGCCCTAGCTTAATAGGGTTAAAAATTCAATACTTAATACAATTAGTAGGTTTTATGTCAATTGGTGATACTACTTTAGTCCATAAAGTGGAACAAATCCTTAGCCAACAAAATTCTATTGAGGAGAAATACTTGGAAATATGGAAATCTGTTGATTCAGAATCAGTAGATCGTTTATTTTTTGAGAATCAAAATATTGCAAAAGAATATCGCCGCTTAACTGAAGAAAGTGGTTTGGTTAATACAGGGCTAATGCTAAAGGCATTACAAAATAATCCTCCCAAAATACCTTTATTCGAACGTCTAAAGGATATACATCAATCTATATTAATAATTACAGGAGCACAGGATAGAAATTCAGGATTAGCGATTTCTAACCTAATTCATAGAAACCTAATAAATAGTAAGCTTATTTTATTTAACAAGAGTGCTCATTTTCCTTATTTAGAGGAGACAGATAATTTTATTGAAAAATTATCTGCTTTTTTAGAATAA
- a CDS encoding GNAT family protein: MVKLKYFERTDFKQLIDWIDTPQFLLQWGGPAFSYPLTENQLEKYIENANNDNSVTLVYKVISNETGDVIGHISLGKIDRINKSARVGKVLVSDKNVRGKGIGKLLMKEILKVAFDELNLHRVSLGVFDFNVSAIACYEKVGFIKEGLLRDSRKNDDEYWNLWEMSILENEWLETRNF; the protein is encoded by the coding sequence ATGGTCAAACTAAAATATTTTGAACGTACAGATTTCAAACAGCTTATTGATTGGATTGATACACCTCAGTTTTTACTTCAATGGGGAGGACCTGCTTTCTCATATCCCTTAACTGAAAATCAGTTAGAAAAATACATTGAGAATGCCAATAATGATAACTCTGTTACTTTGGTTTATAAAGTAATAAGTAATGAAACTGGAGATGTAATTGGTCATATTTCTTTGGGGAAAATTGATAGAATAAACAAATCTGCACGAGTAGGAAAAGTATTAGTTAGTGATAAAAATGTCAGAGGTAAAGGAATAGGTAAACTCTTGATGAAAGAAATCCTCAAAGTGGCATTTGATGAACTTAATTTACATAGAGTTAGTCTTGGAGTGTTTGATTTCAATGTATCTGCAATAGCTTGTTATGAAAAGGTGGGTTTTATCAAAGAGGGATTACTAAGGGACTCAAGAAAAAATGATGATGAATATTGGAACTTGTGGGAAATGAGTATTTTAGAAAATGAATGGTTAGAAACAAGAAATTTTTAG
- a CDS encoding DUF4083 family protein has protein sequence MGLNIGDIIFQLITILIPIFLIVFIIAFARSLKKRKEHLKRIEDKLDKVIELYEEKNNNSIF, from the coding sequence ATGGGATTAAATATTGGGGATATTATTTTTCAATTAATTACAATTCTTATTCCTATTTTTTTAATAGTTTTTATAATTGCGTTCGCTCGTTCTTTAAAGAAGAGAAAAGAACATCTAAAACGTATTGAAGATAAATTGGATAAGGTAATTGAACTATATGAAGAAAAAAATAATAATAGTATATTCTAA
- a CDS encoding VanZ family protein, whose amino-acid sequence MRFNGNIVIVFGFICYIVVRVIILALKQKHKKSLVWFKELIRLLFVLYILMVISVTLFPLDIGVPHEKFTYRFLNFIPLISIVGDVNQVGTAYSGDSLFMIKLIVKNVGGNILMLMPLGFFMPILWGKFERLENTIMIGFLVSLSVECLQFLELLLGLGMTRTVDIDDVICNVLGTFLGYFIYKLIITLLGKRKKASKLTSYLYS is encoded by the coding sequence TTGAGATTTAATGGAAATATAGTTATAGTTTTTGGTTTTATATGTTACATAGTTGTGAGAGTAATAATACTGGCATTAAAACAGAAACATAAAAAGTCATTGGTTTGGTTTAAGGAATTGATAAGGTTACTGTTTGTTTTATACATACTGATGGTTATTTCAGTGACCTTGTTCCCTTTAGACATAGGAGTTCCTCACGAAAAATTCACTTATAGGTTTTTAAACTTCATTCCTCTTATCTCGATAGTAGGAGATGTTAATCAAGTAGGAACAGCTTATAGCGGAGACTCATTATTTATGATTAAATTAATAGTGAAAAATGTAGGAGGCAATATTTTAATGCTTATGCCTTTGGGATTTTTTATGCCTATATTATGGGGAAAGTTCGAAAGGCTTGAAAATACGATAATGATAGGATTCCTTGTTTCTTTAAGTGTTGAATGTTTACAGTTTTTAGAACTGCTATTAGGGTTAGGAATGACACGTACAGTAGATATTGACGATGTTATATGTAATGTGTTAGGTACTTTCTTGGGCTATTTCATTTATAAACTAATAATTACATTATTGGGCAAGAGAAAAAAAGCATCTAAACTAACAAGTTATCTTTATAGTTAA
- a CDS encoding DUF4062 domain-containing protein, which produces MINRTRIFISSAYEDDLKSPRKIIKDHLESSGHEVPIFETGVFGPWETDTLEQCLDEVRSSEVLILFINKKFGASPILMEGI; this is translated from the coding sequence TTGATTAATCGGACTAGAATATTTATAAGTTCTGCATATGAAGATGATTTAAAGAGTCCAAGAAAAATTATAAAAGATCACTTGGAAAGTAGTGGACATGAAGTTCCTATATTTGAAACTGGTGTCTTTGGACCGTGGGAAACTGATACACTTGAACAATGTCTTGATGAAGTTAGGTCAAGTGAAGTTCTGATTTTATTTATCAACAAAAAATTTGGTGCTAGCCCTATTTTAATGGAGGGAATATAA
- a CDS encoding GNAT family N-acetyltransferase, producing MDEVEKLLVIQKEVFAEDYALYEDHDSTPVNETAEKLRENIERFFHYTIWLGNDIIGAIDIRPLDDSRLRLSKLFLGTKFQNKGLGSKLIKLIESEFPLIKDWSLYTPYLNKKNHHFYEKLGYIKIGEVQITEKLQLFKYGKKL from the coding sequence TTGGATGAAGTCGAAAAATTGTTAGTAATTCAAAAAGAAGTTTTTGCTGAAGATTATGCATTATACGAGGACCACGACTCTACCCCCGTAAATGAAACGGCTGAGAAATTAAGGGAAAACATTGAACGTTTTTTTCATTACACAATATGGTTGGGCAACGATATTATTGGGGCAATAGATATTCGACCATTGGATGATAGTCGATTGAGATTAAGCAAGTTATTCTTAGGAACTAAATTTCAAAATAAAGGACTTGGAAGTAAGTTAATCAAATTAATAGAGTCGGAATTTCCTTTGATAAAAGATTGGAGTTTATATACTCCATATTTAAACAAAAAAAATCACCACTTTTATGAGAAATTAGGTTACATAAAAATAGGTGAAGTACAAATTACGGAAAAACTTCAGTTATTTAAATATGGAAAAAAATTATAG
- a CDS encoding cold-shock protein — translation MLDREDGNHVFIYFSQIKPDKVRFLNGFRYLKQGQKVLLDLVENPGSLNQNKVAENVTIISD, via the coding sequence ATGCTTGACAGAGAAGATGGAAATCATGTCTTTATATATTTTAGCCAAATTAAACCTGATAAAGTAAGGTTTCTAAATGGTTTCCGATACCTTAAACAAGGGCAAAAGGTATTGTTAGACTTAGTTGAAAATCCAGGATCACTTAACCAAAATAAGGTTGCGGAGAATGTAACTATTATTTCTGACTAA